A single genomic interval of Rhizobium leguminosarum bv. trifolii WSM1325 harbors:
- a CDS encoding putative cytochrome P460 (KEGG: msl:Msil_3585 putative cytochrome P460): protein MRKIMASLLLVTGIAGSCLAAVVPDSATNNVSPVYGVSLPDGYRDWRVITIAHEAGKNNDIRAILGNDVVVKAFREGTRPFPDGAVIARLAYVYQSSPENDAVFPAPQSFVAGDPTNVQISVKDSKKYTDTGGWGYGQFEKGVANQSEPLLQTCFACHTKLDPSKDLVFSHYSP from the coding sequence ATGCGAAAGATCATGGCATCCTTACTGCTAGTCACAGGCATCGCCGGGTCATGCCTCGCCGCGGTAGTGCCCGACAGCGCGACGAACAACGTTTCTCCGGTTTATGGAGTGAGCCTTCCGGACGGATACCGCGACTGGCGCGTCATCACGATCGCCCACGAGGCTGGTAAGAACAATGACATCCGCGCGATCCTTGGAAACGACGTCGTGGTCAAGGCCTTCCGCGAAGGCACGCGGCCGTTTCCGGATGGGGCAGTGATCGCGCGCTTGGCATATGTCTATCAATCTTCTCCCGAAAATGACGCAGTCTTTCCGGCGCCGCAATCCTTTGTGGCGGGCGACCCGACGAACGTCCAGATCAGCGTAAAGGACTCAAAGAAATACACGGATACCGGTGGCTGGGGATATGGGCAGTTCGAGAAGGGAGTGGCGAACCAGAGCGAGCCGCTCCTACAGACCTGCTTCGCCTGTCACACCAAACTGGACCCGTCGAAGGACTTGGTGTTCAGTCACTATTCTCCGTAG
- a CDS encoding major intrinsic protein (PFAM: major intrinsic protein~KEGG: scl:sce5615 MIP family channel protein) — MDSGHLRLVPKPLPRCFVEDGSASLLRRSLAEGVGTAMLLLVVVGSGLHGGSSEVSSALSISGSLIGLILAFGAVSGGHFNPTITLVQWLFGRRQLDCTAWYLAAQVAGGLAGALVACAIFKKVPGQPGDGLPDMAALASEGVASFGLMTIVFCCTRSTSKLVGPFAVGLWLMAAILSTPTGSIANPAVAVALLATPDGASVPGTLLFVIVEIAGGALAALTVATVYPDGG; from the coding sequence ATGGACTCCGGACACCTGAGGCTGGTTCCGAAGCCTCTACCGAGATGTTTCGTCGAAGACGGCAGCGCCTCACTGCTCCGTCGATCTCTGGCCGAAGGCGTTGGAACAGCCATGCTGTTGCTCGTGGTCGTCGGATCCGGCCTCCATGGCGGCAGCTCGGAGGTCTCGTCGGCGTTATCGATCTCGGGGAGCCTGATCGGTTTGATCTTGGCCTTCGGCGCGGTTTCGGGAGGGCACTTCAACCCTACCATCACGCTGGTGCAATGGCTTTTTGGACGACGGCAACTGGACTGCACGGCATGGTATCTAGCCGCCCAGGTCGCAGGTGGTCTGGCGGGTGCGCTGGTGGCCTGTGCGATTTTCAAAAAGGTGCCGGGGCAGCCGGGTGATGGCCTCCCCGACATGGCCGCACTAGCAAGCGAGGGGGTGGCGTCATTCGGTCTTATGACCATTGTTTTTTGTTGTACGCGCAGCACCAGCAAGCTCGTCGGACCATTCGCTGTCGGCCTCTGGCTGATGGCCGCAATTTTGTCCACGCCCACCGGTTCGATCGCGAACCCGGCCGTAGCGGTGGCGCTGCTCGCGACACCCGACGGCGCATCGGTGCCTGGTACGCTATTGTTCGTCATCGTGGAGATCGCCGGTGGAGCCCTTGCCGCATTGACGGTAGCGACGGTCTATCCAGATGGAGGTTAA
- a CDS encoding conserved hypothetical protein (KEGG: atc:AGR_pAT_694 hypothetical protein) → MAKYYFHIRMQEGFDPDYDGVDLRSDSGVAEAVSIARRMISELVANDEPIDGLAFEITDDTGALVAELPFQLCASLQ, encoded by the coding sequence ATGGCGAAGTATTACTTCCACATCCGCATGCAGGAAGGATTTGATCCCGATTATGACGGCGTCGATCTCCGATCGGACAGCGGCGTTGCAGAGGCGGTCTCGATCGCACGTCGGATGATTTCCGAGCTCGTCGCGAACGACGAGCCAATCGATGGCCTTGCCTTTGAAATAACAGACGACACTGGGGCTCTGGTAGCTGAGCTTCCGTTTCAACTATGCGCCAGTTTGCAGTGA
- a CDS encoding Ferritin Dps family protein (PFAM: Ferritin Dps family protein~KEGG: atc:AGR_L_212 hypothetical protein) encodes MDREDVKRHRDLPLKTPTDLGQNAVTDVTGALNALLADVFTLYLKTKNFHWHMSGPHFRDYHLMLDEQASQIFAMTDDIAERARKIGGTTLRSVGHIARLQRLSDNDADFVTPDDMLAELREDNKTLVASLRSAHETTSSHNDHATTSLIENWIDETERRLWFLFETTRRS; translated from the coding sequence ATGGATAGAGAAGATGTAAAGCGTCATAGAGACCTGCCTCTCAAGACGCCGACCGACCTTGGTCAAAATGCCGTCACCGACGTCACGGGAGCCTTGAACGCTCTCCTTGCCGACGTCTTCACGCTGTACCTGAAAACAAAGAACTTCCATTGGCACATGTCTGGGCCTCACTTCCGCGACTACCATCTTATGTTGGACGAGCAAGCCTCGCAGATCTTCGCCATGACCGACGACATAGCGGAGCGTGCCCGAAAGATCGGCGGAACCACGCTTCGCTCGGTCGGCCACATCGCCAGACTTCAGCGCCTGTCGGACAACGACGCCGACTTCGTCACGCCGGATGACATGCTTGCAGAGCTGCGCGAGGACAATAAAACGCTGGTCGCCAGCCTCCGCTCTGCACATGAGACGACGTCGTCGCATAACGATCACGCCACCACCAGTCTGATCGAAAACTGGATCGACGAGACCGAGCGCCGCCTCTGGTTCCTGTTCGAAACGACACGGCGAAGCTAG